Genomic window ([Empedobacter] haloabium):
TGCCGTTGTCATGCACCGCAAGCCGCTGGCCAGCCGCTGGCAGCCGTACCAATGGCAGCCGCTGGAGGTACTGCTCGAGCCAGGCCTGACGGGCGGTGCGGCCCCCCGTTGCCTGCGCGACGACCCGGCCGACCTGCGCTGGCTGTTCGGCGGCTTCGAGCTGCGCCTGTACAGCGACGAGGCCGAAGGCTACTTCCTCAACGTGGACACGGGCGCACCTTGCTGGTTCGTCATGTGGCGTCTTGATGAGATCGACGGTGTCGAGGTCGCGGTGCCGCGCACCGTCACGCTGTCGTACAACGAGGCGGCCCGGCTGATGGATGGCGGCGA
Coding sequences:
- a CDS encoding DUF3305 domain-containing protein: METDSLNIAVVMHRKPLASRWQPYQWQPLEVLLEPGLTGGAAPRCLRDDPADLRWLFGGFELRLYSDEAEGYFLNVDTGAPCWFVMWRLDEIDGVEVAVPRTVTLSYNEAARLMDGGEQVDTVPAPALIAERLREFVQAYYRPEPKRKRRKPSFEGGAGVAEMARAERTGHGG